In Halobaculum sp. XH14, a single genomic region encodes these proteins:
- a CDS encoding DUF7437 domain-containing protein produces the protein MSRTSPRADGDIVRDFLSVADLLEEPQLAQLYASLVREGDATVQDVMDNVGLPQGTAYSYVNRLDDAGVVEVTTDEQPRTYAAREIDLTVTTAADDREYTITPALIDAVGRRETNADIDTYIDRHGVAGLATALTYAVVRERGEVTHRLMAEDLDISPLAAELILQALRPVVSEHSDIEEFGADSRKNESSEQRGYRCYALRELPSVDGRL, from the coding sequence GTGTCACGCACATCACCCCGCGCCGACGGTGACATCGTCCGCGACTTCCTCTCAGTTGCGGACCTCCTCGAGGAGCCACAGCTGGCCCAGCTGTACGCGTCCCTCGTTCGCGAGGGGGACGCGACCGTCCAGGACGTGATGGACAACGTCGGGCTCCCCCAGGGAACCGCCTACAGCTACGTCAATCGACTCGACGACGCCGGCGTCGTCGAGGTCACCACCGACGAGCAACCCCGGACGTACGCGGCCCGCGAGATCGACCTGACCGTGACGACGGCCGCGGACGACCGCGAGTACACGATCACGCCGGCACTCATCGACGCCGTTGGACGGCGGGAGACGAACGCCGACATCGACACGTACATCGACCGCCACGGCGTCGCCGGCCTCGCGACGGCGCTCACCTACGCGGTCGTACGCGAACGCGGCGAGGTGACCCACCGGCTGATGGCCGAGGACCTCGATATCTCGCCGCTGGCTGCGGAGCTGATTCTCCAAGCGCTTCGGCCAGTCGTCTCCGAGCACTCCGATATCGAGGAATTTGGAGCAGATTCGAGAAAGAACGAGAGTTCCGAGCAGAGGGGATATCGTTGTTACGCCCTGAGGGAATTACCCTCGGTGGATGGCCGGTTGTAA
- a CDS encoding DUF1998 domain-containing protein, protein MTEFSENFEEALDLDEDEIEGGLTRDAETLDETYFKDLHIRFVSNLKVRSTVPKVEISYFSNSNVEDAKGDILKFEDGEVKWDHAIPGHQHPTDGIVFLHRIEDLRSKLGSNDNRKAITAAYSAGYGLRSIISRNLGVDSLDIQCSVTMSQRFIQLIVYDADVGGAGLSHAVYQDLEEFLWETRTALDDCVCPDFCEQCLLLPRTPTHIIEEGLLNRFDGLKFLSD, encoded by the coding sequence TTGACTGAGTTCTCCGAGAACTTCGAAGAAGCACTTGACTTGGACGAAGACGAGATAGAAGGAGGTCTAACACGAGACGCCGAAACACTGGATGAGACATACTTCAAGGATCTTCACATCCGCTTCGTATCTAACCTGAAAGTTCGAAGTACCGTGCCCAAAGTCGAAATTAGCTATTTCTCCAACAGCAACGTCGAAGACGCAAAAGGAGATATCCTGAAATTTGAAGATGGGGAAGTGAAATGGGATCACGCTATTCCCGGTCATCAACATCCAACCGATGGGATCGTCTTTCTACATAGAATCGAAGATCTCAGATCGAAGCTCGGATCGAATGATAACAGGAAGGCAATTACAGCTGCATACTCGGCCGGATATGGACTTAGATCTATAATTTCTAGAAATCTCGGTGTCGACAGCTTGGATATCCAGTGTTCTGTAACAATGTCTCAACGGTTTATTCAGCTAATTGTCTATGACGCCGACGTAGGCGGAGCAGGATTATCCCACGCAGTCTATCAGGACTTAGAAGAGTTCCTATGGGAAACGAGAACCGCTCTGGATGATTGTGTCTGCCCGGATTTCTGTGAACAATGTCTCCTCCTACCACGAACACCCACACATATCATTGAAGAGGGGCTTCTGAATCGGTTTGATGGCCTAAAGTTCCTCTCTGACTGA
- a CDS encoding DUF7342 family protein, which yields MTDINERATEAWIEETTSRERIRTVLEETTEYATAAEIADRARTSEPTTRKYLDELVADGIGVTTQDGRTTLYKRNDGRQIDERIYELRETTSWDELIDGIREMKAQLQDYRDTYEVEGPEELAIELDADADGWEDVGRWRATRRNLAIAQAALRVDEAHRLAEA from the coding sequence ATGACCGATATCAACGAGCGGGCGACGGAGGCGTGGATCGAGGAGACGACGAGTCGCGAGCGCATCCGGACGGTGCTGGAGGAGACCACCGAGTACGCGACGGCTGCGGAGATCGCCGACCGTGCGCGCACCAGCGAGCCGACGACGCGGAAGTACCTCGACGAACTCGTCGCGGACGGCATCGGGGTCACGACCCAGGACGGCCGGACCACCCTGTACAAGCGCAACGACGGCCGGCAGATCGACGAACGCATCTACGAACTCCGGGAAACGACTTCGTGGGACGAACTCATCGACGGCATTCGCGAGATGAAAGCACAGCTGCAGGACTACCGCGACACCTACGAGGTGGAGGGACCGGAAGAACTCGCCATCGAACTCGACGCCGACGCCGACGGCTGGGAGGATGTCGGGCGCTGGCGTGCCACGCGGCGGAACCTCGCGATCGCCCAGGCCGCCCTCCGGGTCGACGAAGCCCATCGGCTCGCCGAGGCATAA
- a CDS encoding DEAD/DEAH box helicase, with protein MNILDIKNRSVDHLTETIWWNKGLTKLNEDTISNYNEFIDNLVQVKGPYLEKVQPPKFSNQPWPYYCENHDIQHEVQSAIRDVVFGGGDGRLYRHQGRAVGSILDSVHGDTEDDVIITVPTATGKTECFVIPALDTAIRNQQEREFPRQIKSLIIYPQKALETDQLDRLVKYTYEINNQRPSTEGVKIGIYDGDTPRGQYKISSGQNVRGLECPECDQKLGWDQDSGTMVCTNTEEHRRPVEIDFLELTRDDIEENGADILLTNPEALEFRFFSSDSRDLVNSDLLDLVVFDEAHVWNGNGGKAISQFISRLRNRYGSTMVLASATIANPKEFASDLLNRTETGIDHIDFEAGNVDTRHRSTSEFTSLDFLSPQNGFRMLREIREGNPDVSDLKSLAEASEKEVQSTLTLLQRIGYLDSQQEATEHAEELLDEIEKRNTIEDNELQSVFNEVLRFREQIADSLVNEVPQVAEIFDQFGEENFIEVERLLESIFTDQIQENQFETLTNLLEWCKLGGVLYDRYHYFIKPYVNFFYCPDCQSMFTERVSEGGRDHHSLREVKFCSNCHTPYYVDRGEEYAIGEPCSCSRRSYTEPPMQTTTFLSYFLSKLGRDMKEFGAGKVLVFSNRRGDAEGVGSLMMKLDYSLESERMMVSLLEEQDDDQFYSVSNLREDLYEELKEYYVKQPYTYLEDETLSQGLFSQLGALANPLDKGNHRKLWDAGILSVRPESENDEINLIANEIVKILAFKPHTDLDQSNSIKIDSLKSKLSNSVPTYFDSAPDLDAKLDEALSVLEQADIISRERERSSDEVVTILTLRRNFLELDVQKEACVCEFCYSGWPFWDRSYCPDCGEHLVEVDRDSYDKVEFDQEEYSLDHWGNVVLGHGVDPLVSAVHKAGIKTDTRNKIEEGFGANPPKINVVSATNTLELGIDIGTLDCIAGLGIPPTKTSYVQRAGRTGRSLDQSSMVFTVARPHNAVDNFYFEDIESRFLNAPSKPVQINHLNYDILKTQVMSEVLTYLNLNDLDYGRFERFKTGQDIDDVINEVYDGVEALLDTVDENQDSIKEHLEGAFKSGEEDLEQALEDLFESPSEVKQRVLRRLFKFYTTFRALEKETGQGAQGLRRRRVIQEEILQELEREVGYLPMLLSSAGMISQYRSTEDSVALFREKESEENGQVHLSYESKSVSQALRESYPEAMDTYGGVDYEVVSAQVSRDEIFSTSVCTNQLCTLPYNEYPALEVCPLCGDDLEEISVHEYLGAVLKSSRSRKRTRPLIMRGVDF; from the coding sequence ATGAATATCCTAGATATCAAAAACAGGTCTGTTGATCACCTCACCGAGACGATTTGGTGGAACAAAGGCCTGACTAAACTCAACGAAGATACGATTTCGAACTACAACGAGTTTATCGATAACCTGGTTCAGGTCAAGGGGCCTTATCTCGAAAAAGTCCAACCACCTAAGTTTTCGAATCAACCTTGGCCCTACTACTGTGAAAACCACGACATCCAACATGAGGTACAGTCAGCGATCCGCGACGTAGTTTTCGGTGGAGGTGACGGTCGTCTTTACCGACACCAAGGAAGAGCAGTAGGATCTATCTTGGACTCAGTCCACGGAGACACAGAAGACGACGTCATCATAACAGTTCCGACTGCCACAGGGAAAACAGAGTGCTTCGTAATACCCGCTCTCGACACCGCTATCAGAAATCAACAAGAGCGAGAATTCCCTCGACAAATCAAATCACTCATCATCTATCCTCAGAAGGCACTCGAAACCGACCAACTTGACCGCCTGGTGAAATACACATACGAAATCAATAATCAACGGCCCAGCACTGAAGGCGTCAAAATAGGCATCTATGACGGAGACACCCCAAGAGGGCAATATAAAATCTCCAGCGGCCAAAACGTCCGAGGATTAGAATGCCCTGAATGCGACCAGAAATTAGGCTGGGATCAAGACTCTGGAACGATGGTCTGCACAAACACTGAGGAACATCGCAGGCCAGTTGAAATCGACTTCTTGGAGCTCACCCGAGACGATATTGAAGAAAACGGGGCGGACATCCTACTCACGAATCCCGAGGCGCTTGAGTTCCGATTCTTTTCCTCTGATTCACGAGATTTAGTCAACTCTGATCTCTTGGATCTCGTGGTTTTCGACGAGGCCCACGTCTGGAACGGGAACGGAGGTAAAGCAATCTCGCAGTTCATCAGCCGTTTAAGAAATCGTTACGGCTCCACAATGGTCTTGGCCAGTGCTACCATTGCCAACCCCAAGGAATTCGCTTCAGACCTTCTCAACCGTACTGAAACAGGTATAGATCATATTGACTTCGAAGCAGGGAATGTGGATACAAGACATCGAAGCACCAGCGAATTCACCTCCTTAGATTTCCTATCCCCTCAGAACGGTTTCCGGATGCTGAGAGAAATCAGAGAAGGGAATCCAGACGTATCTGACCTAAAATCACTTGCGGAAGCTTCAGAAAAAGAGGTCCAGTCTACACTGACTCTTCTCCAGAGAATCGGTTATTTGGATAGTCAACAGGAGGCTACAGAACACGCAGAAGAACTCTTAGACGAGATAGAGAAACGAAATACAATAGAGGATAATGAACTCCAATCCGTATTCAACGAAGTTCTAAGATTCAGAGAACAGATAGCGGACAGCTTAGTCAACGAAGTTCCCCAGGTTGCAGAGATATTCGACCAATTTGGCGAAGAAAATTTCATCGAAGTAGAAAGACTACTGGAGAGCATATTCACCGATCAGATTCAAGAAAACCAGTTTGAGACGCTCACTAATCTACTCGAATGGTGTAAATTAGGTGGAGTCCTCTACGACCGCTATCACTACTTCATCAAGCCGTATGTGAACTTTTTCTACTGTCCTGACTGCCAAAGCATGTTCACGGAACGAGTTTCGGAGGGAGGAAGAGATCACCATTCTCTCCGAGAAGTCAAATTCTGCTCCAACTGCCACACACCATATTACGTAGACAGAGGCGAAGAATATGCAATCGGAGAACCTTGCTCCTGCTCCAGGCGCAGCTATACTGAGCCACCAATGCAGACAACCACTTTCCTATCCTACTTCCTATCTAAGCTCGGTAGAGATATGAAGGAATTCGGAGCAGGCAAAGTCCTAGTCTTCTCTAATCGGAGAGGAGACGCAGAAGGAGTCGGCTCTCTAATGATGAAACTCGACTACTCGTTGGAAAGCGAGAGAATGATGGTATCATTATTAGAAGAGCAGGATGACGACCAATTCTACTCCGTCTCAAATCTCCGAGAAGACCTATACGAAGAGCTGAAAGAATACTACGTAAAGCAACCTTACACATATTTGGAGGACGAAACGCTCTCGCAAGGCCTCTTCTCGCAGCTAGGTGCTCTAGCAAATCCTCTCGACAAAGGCAACCATCGGAAATTGTGGGATGCAGGGATTCTCAGTGTTAGACCCGAGTCAGAAAACGATGAAATCAACCTCATAGCGAACGAGATCGTGAAAATTCTGGCGTTCAAACCCCATACTGATCTGGATCAAAGTAATAGCATCAAAATCGATTCTCTAAAATCTAAACTCTCAAACTCGGTGCCGACCTATTTCGATTCAGCACCTGATCTTGACGCGAAACTTGACGAAGCACTCTCCGTCTTGGAGCAAGCAGACATTATTAGCCGAGAAAGAGAGCGGTCTAGCGATGAAGTCGTAACTATCCTCACCCTGAGAAGGAACTTCCTCGAGCTAGATGTTCAAAAAGAAGCCTGTGTTTGCGAATTTTGTTATTCAGGATGGCCATTCTGGGATAGAAGTTACTGTCCAGACTGTGGCGAGCACTTAGTCGAAGTGGACCGGGATTCATACGATAAAGTCGAATTCGACCAGGAAGAGTACTCACTAGACCACTGGGGAAATGTGGTCCTCGGTCACGGAGTTGATCCTCTCGTAAGTGCAGTGCATAAGGCCGGTATAAAGACCGATACTCGGAATAAAATCGAAGAAGGGTTCGGCGCAAATCCGCCCAAGATCAACGTAGTATCAGCTACAAACACCCTGGAGCTCGGCATAGACATAGGAACTCTCGATTGCATCGCCGGGCTGGGTATTCCACCTACAAAGACAAGCTATGTCCAGCGAGCTGGTCGTACTGGACGTAGCTTAGACCAGTCCTCAATGGTGTTCACGGTTGCTCGTCCTCACAACGCCGTGGATAACTTCTATTTCGAAGATATAGAAAGTAGATTCCTCAATGCACCTTCCAAACCGGTACAGATCAACCACCTCAATTACGATATCCTTAAGACACAGGTGATGTCCGAGGTACTCACATATCTGAATCTGAACGATCTCGACTATGGACGATTTGAGCGGTTCAAAACGGGCCAGGATATTGACGATGTGATTAATGAAGTCTACGACGGTGTAGAAGCATTACTGGATACTGTCGATGAAAATCAAGACTCTATCAAGGAGCACTTGGAAGGTGCGTTTAAATCGGGTGAAGAGGACCTTGAACAAGCATTAGAAGATCTGTTTGAGAGCCCGTCTGAAGTAAAACAGCGTGTGCTTCGCCGACTTTTCAAATTCTACACAACCTTCCGGGCATTGGAAAAGGAAACTGGCCAGGGTGCTCAGGGTCTCAGAAGGCGGAGAGTCATCCAGGAAGAAATTCTTCAGGAACTGGAGAGGGAAGTTGGATACCTGCCAATGCTTCTGTCCAGTGCCGGAATGATCAGCCAATACCGTTCCACCGAGGATTCAGTAGCGCTCTTCCGAGAAAAGGAAAGTGAGGAAAACGGTCAAGTCCATCTCAGCTACGAATCCAAGAGCGTCTCACAAGCATTGAGAGAATCATATCCAGAAGCAATGGACACCTATGGAGGAGTCGACTACGAGGTTGTGAGTGCACAAGTTAGTCGAGATGAAATTTTCTCCACCAGCGTTTGCACAAACCAATTATGCACTCTTCCCTACAATGAATACCCTGCCTTAGAAGTCTGCCCGCTCTGTGGAGATGACTTAGAGGAAATCAGCGTTCACGAATACTTGGGAGCGGTGCTCAAATCATCCAGATCCAGAAAGAGAACACGGCCGCTGATAATGCGAGGTGTTGACTTTTGA
- a CDS encoding SOSS complex subunit B family protein — MSTENAIRQVVSVDEQGFDESGEPVVDEDGFELVDETPQFRPAVEQEMKAKVDANHPDARPFGLTLEAEERLEAREWEIERTKTRFDARQESSREARTKKVAEKGSTERGRVFEERAGSVNKWTHPDEPDPRAQLSQEELAGVNEQAVRVERKLDGWTSAAISRKLAERVVDGSSLMSAVIGVFEALQTEPGRVVPIAALEEVRRQEVSIEGRVKTLWEPSHTSISQVGLVEDESGTVKVTVWKRSDAPWMQEGERVRIHGAARNWYEGRVSLAVTGWSTIHFSERGRWWE, encoded by the coding sequence ATGTCTACTGAGAACGCAATCAGACAAGTAGTTTCGGTCGATGAACAGGGATTCGATGAGAGCGGCGAGCCGGTCGTCGACGAGGATGGGTTCGAACTGGTGGACGAGACGCCACAGTTCAGGCCAGCGGTCGAGCAGGAGATGAAGGCGAAGGTGGATGCGAACCACCCGGATGCGCGGCCATTCGGGCTCACGTTGGAAGCGGAAGAGCGGTTGGAAGCGAGAGAGTGGGAGATCGAGCGGACGAAGACGAGATTCGATGCGCGGCAGGAGTCGAGCCGGGAGGCGCGGACGAAGAAGGTGGCCGAGAAGGGAAGCACTGAGCGTGGACGAGTGTTCGAGGAGCGAGCAGGGTCTGTGAACAAGTGGACACACCCGGATGAGCCGGACCCACGGGCACAACTGAGCCAGGAGGAACTGGCGGGAGTGAATGAGCAGGCGGTGCGGGTGGAGCGGAAACTGGACGGCTGGACGAGTGCGGCGATCAGTCGGAAGCTGGCAGAACGAGTCGTAGATGGGTCGTCACTGATGAGTGCGGTCATTGGAGTTTTCGAGGCGCTACAAACGGAGCCAGGCCGGGTCGTTCCGATCGCGGCGCTGGAGGAGGTGCGACGTCAGGAGGTGAGCATCGAGGGCCGTGTGAAGACGCTCTGGGAGCCATCCCATACGAGTATCAGCCAGGTCGGGCTGGTAGAGGATGAGAGTGGGACGGTGAAGGTGACCGTGTGGAAGCGGTCGGATGCACCGTGGATGCAGGAGGGTGAGCGCGTGCGGATTCACGGGGCGGCGCGGAACTGGTACGAGGGGCGCGTGTCGCTGGCCGTGACCGGGTGGTCGACGATTCACTTTTCCGAGCGGGGGCGGTGGTGGGAGTAG